A region of Salinibacter sp. 10B DNA encodes the following proteins:
- a CDS encoding serine/threonine-protein kinase, which yields MNDAVIGKEVDGYRIQAVLGRGGMGTVYKAEDVNLSRTVAIKRINPGQQERESFIHRFRSEAQALARIDSPNIVGVYALRETDIGLLIVMEYVEGGTLKDPIERQGAMVPAQALPILEQTMQAFHDAHSAGVIHRDIKPENVMLTTDGMVKVTDFGIAKLRQPDSGETVTQGGQGGTLKYMSPEQISNISEVDARSDLYSLGMTAYEILAGDLPFEDTDTDFDIMRKVVEGQIPPPDELNSEIPSGLAQWIMGAIEKRQDDRYQSAEEMLEALRKADRQSTGKTITQPDWEVDDGSADVDETRTIVPEETDPGQTAGPDEGYADQTETVVPEEGDGSEKTGGETVMAPEGTTQPSVPEAETDPASATESGADDDDAEDEMSWAVVGGGIVAALILIAGGALAYTQLGGGGGAATATLALDTAPAGATVLVNGDTAGTTPIKGHAVEAGTVQLLVRKEGYSRWDTTLTEVKGGRRVALQDVTLVELRTDESAAMSADNAGGASSDGGGESEQVANTTEQASADASGATSTTENQDTPPDPSASGAADVETGGAETTTGTVEVTPEPSGTVWVDGQQQRGGAIPLEVGQHTITCRHQDYGSVDTTLTVSEGQTQTLSCHFQQQVTVNTAGGTYGQIWLNGEVTNESTPSTLTLSPGTYRIEVRRKTLEGFQVEGGITKTERGGSSTTERFSGAGYRIRVEPTFTRVEHAVVFNVSRE from the coding sequence ATGAACGACGCCGTCATCGGAAAGGAAGTGGATGGATACCGCATCCAGGCCGTACTCGGGCGCGGCGGCATGGGGACGGTGTACAAGGCGGAAGACGTGAACCTGTCGCGGACGGTGGCGATCAAGCGCATCAATCCGGGACAACAGGAGCGGGAGTCTTTTATTCACCGATTCCGCTCCGAGGCGCAGGCCCTGGCTCGCATCGACAGCCCGAATATCGTCGGGGTCTATGCGCTTCGCGAGACCGACATCGGTCTCCTGATCGTCATGGAGTATGTGGAAGGGGGAACGCTAAAGGATCCAATCGAGCGTCAGGGAGCAATGGTGCCAGCGCAGGCCCTCCCCATTCTCGAGCAAACCATGCAGGCGTTTCACGATGCCCACAGCGCCGGGGTCATCCACCGCGATATCAAGCCGGAAAACGTCATGCTGACGACGGATGGCATGGTGAAGGTGACCGACTTTGGCATTGCGAAGCTCCGACAACCGGACTCTGGAGAGACCGTCACGCAGGGGGGGCAGGGCGGCACACTGAAGTACATGTCGCCCGAGCAGATCTCAAACATCAGTGAGGTCGATGCGCGAAGTGATCTCTATTCCCTGGGCATGACCGCCTACGAAATCCTTGCGGGGGACCTGCCGTTCGAGGATACTGATACCGACTTTGATATTATGCGGAAGGTGGTGGAGGGACAGATTCCTCCGCCTGACGAGCTCAACTCCGAGATCCCTTCGGGGCTTGCTCAGTGGATCATGGGGGCCATTGAGAAACGGCAGGACGATCGATATCAGAGTGCCGAGGAGATGCTAGAGGCCCTTCGGAAGGCCGATCGGCAGAGTACGGGCAAGACGATCACACAGCCCGACTGGGAGGTTGACGACGGCAGTGCGGACGTTGACGAGACACGGACGATTGTGCCGGAGGAGACGGATCCGGGGCAGACGGCGGGGCCGGACGAGGGGTACGCCGATCAGACGGAAACCGTCGTGCCGGAAGAGGGCGATGGCTCTGAAAAAACAGGGGGAGAGACCGTGATGGCCCCCGAGGGGACGACTCAACCGTCCGTGCCGGAAGCCGAGACGGACCCTGCTTCTGCTACAGAGTCCGGAGCTGACGACGACGATGCGGAGGACGAGATGAGTTGGGCCGTTGTGGGGGGCGGGATTGTTGCCGCACTGATCCTCATTGCTGGAGGGGCTTTGGCATACACCCAACTGGGTGGGGGCGGCGGGGCCGCGACGGCGACCCTGGCGCTCGATACGGCCCCGGCTGGCGCTACCGTTCTCGTGAATGGGGACACTGCCGGAACGACCCCCATCAAGGGCCACGCCGTTGAGGCGGGAACCGTTCAGTTGCTGGTTCGAAAGGAGGGCTATTCCAGATGGGACACGACCCTAACGGAAGTGAAGGGCGGAAGACGGGTTGCTCTCCAAGATGTGACGTTGGTTGAGCTAAGAACGGACGAGTCGGCTGCGATGAGTGCCGACAACGCCGGGGGAGCGTCGTCGGATGGAGGGGGAGAGTCGGAACAAGTAGCGAACACGACTGAGCAAGCGTCCGCTGACGCTTCCGGCGCGACGTCCACGACAGAAAATCAGGATACACCCCCCGATCCCTCTGCGAGCGGCGCAGCCGACGTTGAGACGGGCGGGGCCGAGACGACCACCGGCACCGTTGAGGTTACGCCCGAGCCATCTGGAACCGTTTGGGTGGATGGGCAGCAGCAACGCGGAGGGGCGATTCCCCTTGAAGTAGGACAACACACCATTACGTGCCGCCATCAGGACTACGGCAGTGTTGATACGACCCTCACCGTCTCCGAGGGACAAACCCAGACGCTGTCCTGTCATTTTCAGCAACAGGTAACTGTGAATACGGCAGGGGGCACCTACGGTCAGATCTGGCTGAATGGAGAAGTGACAAATGAAAGTACGCCCAGTACGCTCACCCTCTCGCCGGGGACATACCGGATTGAGGTACGGCGAAAGACGTTGGAAGGCTTTCAAGTAGAGGGAGGCATCACCAAGACGGAGCGGGGAGGATCCTCTACGACCGAACGATTTTCGGGGGCGGGCTACCGGATACGAGTCGAGCCCACCTTTACGAGGGTGGAGCACGCCGTCGTCTTCAATGTGAGTCGAGAGTAA
- a CDS encoding CsgG/HfaB family protein, with amino-acid sequence MLTSRTFTGPSFFFLSVRWGSALLLGAVLVSSLGGVQRAAAQQSAFEQAKQKYQFAEYETATSLFQKVADNQQADMALRRDALRYLARTYIARGQKGNARSAIQELVGTNPPTDYLNPDVEPPAVMDIYYRVRKEQRGDYSVQEQQGLQTLAVMDFSNNSITRREDYQGLSKGLPSIMINHLTGGTDLQVIERERIEWLLNELKLQKQGDKVDQSTAVRTGKLLGANAVVFGSFIATENQMNVSARVVKVETGEVLFGDQVRGKPDEFFSLIKELSQKVTKSINVEMEETKLGSEQTKSLDAMMAYSDGLSLLEAGKYREAQGKFKQALEYDDSFAKARKKMKSLKPMVASLGAENENASSSSME; translated from the coding sequence ATGCTTACGTCACGAACGTTTACCGGCCCATCTTTTTTCTTCCTCTCCGTTCGGTGGGGAAGCGCTCTTCTGCTCGGAGCCGTTCTTGTTAGCAGCCTTGGAGGGGTGCAGCGCGCCGCGGCGCAGCAGTCTGCTTTTGAGCAAGCAAAGCAGAAGTACCAGTTTGCCGAGTATGAGACGGCGACCTCGCTTTTTCAGAAGGTTGCCGATAACCAGCAGGCCGATATGGCGTTGCGCCGGGATGCGCTACGATACTTGGCGCGCACGTACATCGCTCGGGGACAGAAGGGGAATGCCCGGTCGGCCATTCAGGAACTCGTGGGCACGAACCCGCCAACCGATTACCTGAACCCGGACGTAGAGCCGCCAGCCGTGATGGACATTTACTATCGGGTCCGGAAGGAGCAACGCGGGGACTACAGCGTGCAGGAACAGCAGGGACTGCAAACCCTCGCCGTTATGGACTTTTCGAACAACTCAATTACCCGCCGGGAAGACTATCAGGGATTGAGCAAGGGGCTTCCGTCCATCATGATCAATCATTTGACAGGGGGGACGGATCTGCAGGTGATTGAGCGAGAGCGGATTGAATGGCTTCTGAACGAACTCAAGCTGCAGAAGCAGGGAGACAAGGTTGATCAATCGACCGCGGTGCGTACCGGGAAGCTTCTCGGAGCGAATGCGGTTGTGTTTGGGAGTTTCATCGCGACGGAGAACCAAATGAATGTTTCGGCGCGCGTTGTGAAGGTAGAAACGGGCGAGGTGTTGTTCGGGGACCAGGTGCGCGGAAAGCCGGATGAGTTCTTCAGTCTCATCAAGGAACTCAGCCAGAAGGTGACGAAGAGCATTAACGTCGAGATGGAGGAAACGAAACTTGGCTCCGAACAGACAAAATCGCTGGATGCAATGATGGCATATTCCGACGGACTGAGTCTGCTTGAGGCGGGGAAGTACCGAGAGGCACAGGGCAAATTCAAGCAGGCCCTGGAATACGACGATAGTTTTGCGAAGGCTCGAAAGAAGATGAAGAGCTTGAAGCCAATGGTCGCCAGTCTGGGTGCCGAAAACGAAAATGCTTCATCGTCAAGCATGGAATGA
- a CDS encoding CsgG/HfaB family protein, with translation MIDDERGPGALVRWGRAVGIVYFPDSLGRFLVLLCLVVGVGGCGGPSVTMDQDPDAFEEQEDQLQERLSDHPDDGEALRDLGSIYLRTDRPSQAYDALKKAFSQRPNDPKVLFYLGLASEQVGRREGALKLFGRFDEVPKESKYHSLMEGRYEWLARKQAQRQAREMIAQEQAQPADVRTDVSSEVVAVVPMQYQGSEEQYAPLGRGLAEMFTTDLANVGRLQVVERVRLQAILDELKLGQSEYVDQSTAPRVGRLVGAGRLVGGSYLVTDDEEVRLQVTLANVGTGERIPQLDNQRARLSNLFDLQTKVTFSIVDHLGVELTPQERAAIQEVPTQSIQAFLAYSRGLMEEDRGNYGTAAQYYQQAQQIDPNFEAAAQRRERARSVEAGGGSQQDALANAEKGNSGENTAPSESINLVNQRLQNMGVIPAGGPGDDERDVAQEAETAEESRELDDPPDPPSGSGGQ, from the coding sequence ATGATCGACGACGAACGCGGCCCGGGCGCATTGGTCCGATGGGGGCGCGCAGTTGGGATCGTATATTTCCCCGACTCGCTTGGCCGTTTCCTGGTGCTGCTCTGCCTTGTCGTAGGAGTGGGCGGGTGTGGCGGACCTTCGGTCACGATGGATCAGGATCCGGACGCGTTCGAAGAGCAGGAGGATCAGCTTCAGGAGCGGCTCTCGGACCATCCGGACGACGGGGAGGCGCTTCGGGACCTTGGCTCCATCTATCTTCGGACGGATCGGCCGTCCCAGGCGTACGATGCGCTCAAGAAGGCCTTTTCGCAGCGCCCGAATGACCCGAAGGTCCTTTTCTATTTAGGGTTGGCCAGTGAGCAGGTGGGGCGCCGGGAAGGGGCCCTCAAGCTCTTTGGGCGCTTCGACGAGGTGCCGAAGGAATCGAAGTATCACTCCCTGATGGAGGGACGCTACGAATGGCTTGCCCGGAAGCAAGCCCAGCGACAGGCCCGCGAGATGATCGCGCAGGAGCAGGCTCAGCCGGCGGATGTGCGCACTGACGTCTCGTCGGAGGTGGTGGCGGTCGTGCCGATGCAGTACCAGGGGAGTGAGGAGCAGTATGCGCCGTTGGGGCGCGGATTGGCGGAGATGTTTACGACCGACCTTGCGAATGTAGGACGTCTTCAGGTCGTGGAGCGGGTACGGCTCCAGGCCATTTTGGACGAGCTAAAACTCGGGCAGAGTGAGTACGTTGACCAGTCCACAGCGCCGCGTGTGGGGCGTCTCGTGGGGGCGGGGCGTCTCGTTGGGGGATCCTACCTGGTCACCGACGACGAAGAGGTGCGTCTGCAGGTGACCCTCGCCAATGTCGGGACGGGAGAACGCATTCCACAGCTCGACAATCAGCGTGCTCGTCTCTCCAACCTCTTCGACCTTCAAACCAAGGTTACCTTCTCGATTGTGGACCATCTCGGGGTGGAGTTGACGCCGCAAGAGCGGGCGGCCATCCAGGAAGTGCCGACCCAAAGCATTCAGGCGTTCCTGGCGTATAGTCGGGGGTTGATGGAAGAGGATCGGGGCAATTACGGCACGGCAGCCCAATACTACCAACAGGCCCAGCAGATTGACCCGAACTTCGAAGCCGCGGCTCAGCGAAGGGAGAGAGCGCGTAGCGTCGAGGCTGGGGGCGGAAGCCAACAGGATGCTCTCGCTAACGCTGAAAAGGGCAACTCGGGAGAGAATACGGCTCCGAGTGAATCGATCAATCTTGTAAACCAGCGCCTTCAGAACATGGGGGTTATTCCTGCGGGAGGCCCCGGCGATGACGAACGTGACGTTGCCCAGGAAGCGGAAACGGCTGAGGAGAGTCGCGAGCTGGACGATCCGCCGGATCCGCCGTCCGGAAGTGGAGGGCAGTAA